The following proteins come from a genomic window of Candidatus Zixiibacteriota bacterium:
- a CDS encoding rubrerythrin family protein: MSKTENNLKAAFAGESQARNKYTFFAQAARKEGLHYIARIFEETAENEKRHAKDEFALLNGIGNTAANLLEAANGEHYETMEMYPQFAKEAEEEGNAAAAALFRMIAKVEAHHRERYRKLLEMVKNGTVYKREKPIKWKCSVCGYIHEGTEPPAKCPCCKHPMEYYEPANMEF; the protein is encoded by the coding sequence GCAAAACAGAAAACAATCTCAAAGCGGCCTTTGCGGGGGAATCCCAGGCGCGCAACAAGTACACATTTTTCGCGCAGGCGGCCCGAAAAGAGGGGCTTCATTATATTGCCAGAATTTTTGAGGAAACCGCCGAGAATGAAAAACGCCATGCCAAGGATGAATTTGCCCTGCTTAACGGCATCGGTAACACCGCCGCCAATCTTCTCGAGGCGGCGAACGGCGAACACTACGAGACGATGGAAATGTATCCGCAGTTCGCCAAAGAGGCTGAAGAGGAAGGAAACGCCGCCGCCGCCGCTCTCTTTCGGATGATCGCTAAAGTCGAGGCGCATCATCGCGAGCGGTATAGAAAACTGCTCGAAATGGTGAAGAACGGCACCGTTTATAAACGCGAAAAACCGATCAAATGGAAATGCAGTGTCTGCGGTTATATCCACGAGGGAACCGAACCGCCCGCCAAGTGTCCCTGCTGCAAGCATCCCATGGAGTACTACGAGCCCGCCAATATGGAATTTTAA
- a CDS encoding glutamate synthase-related protein, with amino-acid sequence MAVYKCDVCDYLYDEDKEGIKWSDLPADWVCPVCGSPKSYFKIVEGDKSEQPTVAPAIKPSAASADDFRRTSDELEIYMADIRTMAETGQSVIEPMRTKKPVISWDDILIKGAQLARIPLNEKEQVSTTTVIGPKAKQPLVIETPIYVSHMSFGALSKEVKIALARGSAAARTAIASGEGGILPESFGNAYKYIFEYVPNRYSVSEENLRKVDAIEIKIGQSSKPGMGGHLPGAKVTKEIAAVRGFEEGHDIISPAHFDDILTPEDLAEKVARLREISGGRPIGVKIAAGNIEADLRIILHAKPDFITIDGRPGGTGASPKYIKAATSLPTIFALYRARKFLDENGGRDISLVITGGLRVSSDFAKALALGADAVAIATAALIACGCQQYRVCHTGKCPVGITTQEPELRARLNIDKSAVQLENFLKVCTTELRDFARLTGNNNVHGLSISDLCTVNSEISNHTEISHV; translated from the coding sequence ATGGCTGTTTACAAATGTGATGTTTGTGACTACTTATATGATGAGGACAAGGAAGGCATCAAGTGGAGCGATCTGCCCGCAGACTGGGTCTGCCCGGTCTGCGGCTCACCCAAAAGCTATTTTAAGATAGTCGAGGGAGACAAAAGCGAGCAACCGACCGTTGCGCCTGCCATTAAACCTTCAGCCGCCTCAGCCGATGATTTCCGGCGCACTTCCGATGAGCTGGAAATCTACATGGCCGATATACGTACCATGGCTGAAACAGGACAGTCGGTCATCGAACCGATGCGCACAAAGAAGCCGGTTATTTCATGGGATGACATCCTTATTAAAGGGGCCCAGCTCGCCAGAATTCCGCTGAATGAAAAGGAGCAGGTTTCCACCACCACTGTAATCGGCCCCAAAGCGAAACAGCCGCTCGTGATTGAGACCCCCATTTATGTCAGTCATATGTCGTTCGGCGCCCTTTCAAAGGAGGTCAAAATTGCCTTGGCCAGGGGAAGTGCCGCTGCAAGAACAGCCATCGCTTCGGGCGAGGGGGGCATCCTGCCCGAATCGTTTGGAAACGCTTATAAGTACATTTTCGAATATGTTCCTAATCGCTATAGCGTTTCTGAGGAAAACCTCCGGAAAGTTGATGCCATCGAAATCAAGATAGGTCAATCCTCAAAACCGGGCATGGGCGGTCATCTGCCGGGCGCCAAAGTGACCAAAGAGATCGCCGCCGTTCGGGGATTCGAGGAAGGCCATGACATCATAAGCCCGGCGCATTTCGATGATATCCTCACGCCCGAGGATCTGGCCGAGAAAGTTGCCCGGCTGAGAGAAATATCCGGCGGCCGGCCGATCGGTGTGAAAATTGCCGCCGGCAATATCGAAGCTGATCTCAGGATTATTCTGCATGCAAAACCGGACTTTATCACGATTGACGGGCGGCCGGGTGGAACCGGCGCCTCGCCGAAATATATCAAGGCGGCGACCTCGCTGCCGACTATTTTCGCTTTGTACCGCGCCCGCAAATTCCTGGATGAAAATGGCGGCAGAGATATTTCTCTGGTCATCACCGGCGGCCTGCGGGTCTCCTCCGATTTCGCCAAGGCGCTGGCGCTCGGCGCCGATGCGGTCGCTATTGCCACCGCCGCTCTTATCGCCTGCGGCTGCCAGCAGTATCGCGTTTGCCACACCGGCAAATGCCCGGTGGGTATCACCACTCAGGAACCGGAATTGAGGGCCCGGCTGAACATTGATAAGTCGGCCGTGCAATTGGAAAATTTCCTCAAGGTTTGCACCACGGAACTGAGAGATTTTGCCCGTCTGACCGGCAATAATAATGTTCACGGTTTGTCCATATCCGACCTTTGCACGGTCAACTCGGAGATATCAAACCATACTGAAATCAGCCATGTTTGA
- a CDS encoding YiiX/YebB-like N1pC/P60 family cysteine hydrolase yields MLLIIKSQRTKWLLGLVIFLCCLYAILLIPDSAPPVPPAGEKVPFAWNRDDYWSSLETQFKEMRHIGCINLSSRISDGFTRLDTLLARLQTDTLAPSSSLFSSIEGKIFELGMLLAACPERFPDYIKTFSRLRTLSKDQSIRWDMNSQDARDCIYRLLYGGRTAIEEIMLQSPEEIIPKVAFENDEPSVTPSAAILGVKIHSGDILVSRGGAPTSALIARGNDYPGNFSHVALVYVDDSTGTVSIIESHIEKGVAIATIDDYLKDTKLRVMVLRLRSDLSQMQSDPMLPHKAASYALQRAKTEHIPYDFAMDAAEPSKLFCSEVVSQAYNHVGIKLWTALSHISSPGAKAWLSAFGVRNFTTEEPSDLEYDPQLRVVAEWRDYQTLYKDRVDNAVVDIMLENADKGEPLGYDWYMLPVARMAKAYSTIINQVNLVGPVPEGMNAAAALRNKWFSRKHQKIKDKVLTLAEQFRNTNGYSPPYWELIKLARQANMR; encoded by the coding sequence TTGCTCTTAATTATCAAATCTCAGCGCACAAAATGGCTTCTTGGTCTTGTAATCTTTCTTTGCTGCCTTTATGCCATCCTTCTTATTCCCGATTCCGCTCCTCCCGTTCCCCCGGCGGGGGAGAAAGTGCCTTTTGCCTGGAACCGTGACGATTACTGGTCATCTCTGGAAACGCAATTCAAAGAGATGCGTCATATCGGCTGTATCAACCTTTCTTCGCGAATATCAGACGGCTTCACTCGGTTGGATACCCTGCTGGCAAGGCTCCAAACTGATACACTGGCACCATCTTCATCTCTCTTTTCTTCGATTGAGGGAAAAATATTCGAACTGGGAATGCTTCTGGCTGCCTGCCCCGAACGGTTCCCGGATTATATCAAGACCTTCAGCCGCCTCAGGACACTCTCCAAGGATCAGTCAATCCGCTGGGATATGAATTCCCAAGATGCGCGCGACTGCATCTATCGTCTTCTGTACGGCGGCCGCACGGCTATCGAGGAAATAATGCTGCAATCTCCCGAAGAAATAATCCCGAAAGTTGCGTTTGAAAATGATGAGCCGTCGGTAACGCCTTCGGCCGCCATCCTGGGCGTCAAAATCCACAGCGGCGATATTCTGGTTTCGCGCGGCGGCGCCCCGACCTCGGCCCTGATTGCTCGCGGCAATGACTACCCCGGCAATTTTTCGCATGTGGCGCTGGTATATGTTGATGACAGCACCGGCACGGTTTCAATTATAGAATCGCATATTGAGAAAGGTGTGGCCATTGCCACCATTGATGATTATCTCAAAGATACGAAGTTGCGCGTGATGGTGCTTCGGCTCCGCTCCGATCTGTCCCAGATGCAAAGTGACCCGATGCTCCCGCATAAAGCCGCTTCGTACGCACTTCAGCGGGCGAAGACCGAGCATATCCCATACGATTTCGCCATGGATGCTGCTGAGCCCTCCAAACTGTTCTGTTCCGAGGTTGTCTCGCAGGCATATAATCATGTGGGAATCAAATTATGGACAGCGCTTTCGCATATTTCCAGCCCGGGGGCAAAAGCATGGCTGTCGGCTTTTGGCGTGAGAAATTTCACCACCGAGGAACCCTCGGATCTGGAGTACGACCCGCAGCTCCGTGTCGTGGCCGAATGGCGCGACTACCAAACACTGTACAAAGACCGGGTGGATAATGCGGTCGTCGATATCATGCTCGAAAACGCCGATAAGGGGGAGCCGTTGGGTTATGACTGGTACATGCTGCCGGTGGCGAGAATGGCCAAAGCCTATAGTACAATTATCAATCAGGTGAACCTTGTGGGGCCGGTGCCCGAGGGGATGAACGCCGCCGCCGCCCTGCGAAACAAATGGTTTTCAAGGAAGCATCAGAAGATTAAAGACAAAGTGCTGACTCTCGCGGAGCAATTTCGGAATACCAATGGTTATTCACCCCCTTACTGGGAATTAATCAAGCTCGCCCGGCAGGCAAATATGCGGTGA
- a CDS encoding DNA adenine methylase → MKFASPLRYPGGKSAMVALLSQIRKLNGLGAHAVAEPFAGGAGASLKMLFIEETPDIYINDIDHAIHSFWWSVVNRTQQFIEMLTKTHISMAEWRHQREVYRQQQNVSRLRLGFAAFYLNRCNRSGIIVNGGPIGGVEQTGKWKLAVRYNKSELLRRCLKVAEYRDRIHVTGLDGLKFIESADPNTTLLFIDPPYFVKGEMLYLNSLSEEYHASLEARLRSMKEATWVLTYDDCPQIRRMYRDWATIKPFSLKYATSRRRIGNELLIVPRGIRLPATQPSAALKW, encoded by the coding sequence ATGAAGTTCGCCAGCCCGCTTCGTTATCCCGGCGGCAAATCGGCGATGGTCGCTCTGTTGAGTCAGATTCGAAAGCTAAATGGGCTGGGCGCGCATGCTGTTGCCGAGCCCTTCGCCGGCGGGGCCGGTGCGTCGCTAAAAATGTTGTTTATAGAAGAGACTCCCGATATTTATATCAATGATATAGACCACGCAATCCACAGCTTTTGGTGGTCTGTCGTTAATCGCACTCAGCAATTTATAGAAATGCTCACCAAGACGCACATCAGCATGGCGGAGTGGCGACACCAAAGAGAAGTGTATAGGCAACAGCAGAATGTATCTCGTCTCCGTCTGGGTTTCGCGGCGTTCTATCTAAATCGATGCAATCGCTCCGGGATAATTGTAAATGGCGGACCCATAGGCGGGGTAGAGCAAACTGGTAAATGGAAACTTGCCGTTCGATATAATAAATCAGAGCTATTGCGCCGCTGTTTGAAGGTTGCTGAATATCGCGATCGGATTCATGTTACTGGACTGGATGGACTAAAATTCATCGAGAGCGCGGACCCAAACACTACGCTATTATTCATCGATCCCCCCTACTTTGTTAAAGGAGAGATGCTCTATTTGAATTCACTTTCTGAAGAATATCATGCCTCCTTGGAAGCTCGATTAAGATCAATGAAAGAAGCGACTTGGGTGCTTACATATGATGACTGTCCACAGATTCGCCGCATGTATCGTGATTGGGCAACAATTAAACCGTTCTCGCTGAAATATGCTACATCAAGGCGGCGAATCGGCAATGAACTGCTCATCGTACCCCGCGGTATCCGTCTACCTGCAACCCAGCCTTCTGCTGCACTTAAATGGTAA